Proteins found in one Dermacentor silvarum isolate Dsil-2018 chromosome 8, BIME_Dsil_1.4, whole genome shotgun sequence genomic segment:
- the LOC119461078 gene encoding uncharacterized protein LOC119461078 isoform X1, translated as MSCLHLFALVVLATCGFFCAVHANMEAKRMGSEFLGKRSPSSRLDVADVLPGGFWEEELAARSPAAALRAARLLRAAAGVNRFGGGGAYDNDDDDDLDLAMAAAAAAAKQKRIGSEFLGKRSSTSDLLPKRMGSEFLGRRKRDAFHSSPDA; from the exons ATGAGCTGCCTTCACCTCTTCGCTCTTGTGGTCCTGGCGACGTGCGGATTCTTTTGTGCCGTGCACGCCAACATGGAGG CTAAGCGCATGGGATCCGAGTTTCTGGGCAAGCGGTCGCCGTCCTCCCGGCTGGACGTCGCCGACGTGCTGCCAGGAGGCTTCTGGGAGGAAGAGCTGGCCGCGAGGTCGCCCGCCGCCGCGCTGCGAGCGGCCAGGCTGCTGCGCGCCGCGGCCGGCGTCAACcgcttcggcggcggcggcgcttacgacaacgacgatgacgacgacctcgacctggccatggcggcggccgcggccgcgGCCAAGCAGAAGCGAATCGGCTCCGAGTTCCTGGGCAAGCGTTCCTCGACCTCCGACCTGCTGCCCAAGCGCATGGGTTCCGAGTTCCTCGGGCGGAGGAAACGTGACGCGTTCCACTCTTCGCCGGACGCGTAA
- the LOC119461078 gene encoding uncharacterized protein LOC119461078 isoform X2, which produces MSCLHLFALVVLATCGFFCAVHANMEDPDGALSRSLQQLYAGDSPFARSRGYGHDLDWILGHHRASKRLSEFLGGPGKRYSEFLGGPGKRYSEFLGGPGKRYSEFLGGPGKRSVADDVMAAAAERGLLHSSSAEQQESGTAAGSLRK; this is translated from the exons ATGAGCTGCCTTCACCTCTTCGCTCTTGTGGTCCTGGCGACGTGCGGATTCTTTTGTGCCGTGCACGCCAACATGGAGG ATCCGGACGGCGCACTTAGCAGAAGCCTGCAGCAGCTGTACGCCGGCGACAGCCCGTTCGCGAGGAGCCGTGGCTACGGCCACGACTTGGATTGGATCCTGGGCCACCACAGGGCGAGCAAGCGGCTCTCCGAGTTCCTGGGCGGTCCCGGAAAACGATACTCCGAGTTCCTGGGCGGCCCGGGAAAGCGCTACTCCGAGTTCTTGGGAGGCCCGGGAAAACGCTACTCGGAGTTCCTCGGCGGTCCCGGAAAGCGATCCGTCGCCGATGACGTCATGGCGGCCGCGGCCGAACGCGGTCTGCTCCATTCGTCGTCGGCGGAGCAGCAGGAGTCCGGCACCGCCGCCGGCTCCCTCCGGAAGTGA